In one window of Macadamia integrifolia cultivar HAES 741 chromosome 2, SCU_Mint_v3, whole genome shotgun sequence DNA:
- the LOC122065406 gene encoding uncharacterized protein LOC122065406: protein MSVVTESRPLNKTDSEVQSVLRPAGNSLRVSKSLESKQKNDVQKKPQLMRGPASRSLESVHRRNVSVDSSCSSDSSRTVSSVKMASFRRRMKPNGLKSVKVVPDGVEVASLSPDSPPVQLKRCDWITPNTG, encoded by the coding sequence ATGTCTGTGGTTACTGAGTCTCGGCCCTTGAACAAAACGGATTCTGAAGTCCAATCGGTTCTCAGACCAGCGGGAAACAGTCTTAGGGTTTCAAAATCACTAGAATCTAAACAGAAAAACGATGTTCAGAAGAAACCGCAACTTATGAGAGGGCCGGCTAGTCGGTCTTTGGAATCCGTTCACCGGCGTAATGTTTCTGTTGACAGTTCGTGCTCGTCGGATTCTTCTCGCACGGTTTCTTCTGTGAAAATGGCGAGTTTCAGAAGGAGAATGAAGCCGAACGGTTTAAAATCTGTTAAGGTGGTTCCCGATGGAGTTGAAGTTGCTTCGCTGTCACCAGACTCGCCGCCAGTTCAGCTGAAGCGGTGCGATTGGATCACTCCGAACACTGGTTAG
- the LOC122070919 gene encoding uncharacterized protein LOC122070919, giving the protein MRRALLRFGPLYTRNLLSPPTCRPNPISPAVTVTSTPWNLRFLSSENDSSNESPTVPETSLIQPKQKEVPVDIKEVSNKVFKDLIEKYLKGDEEVLPLIMEAIMKRRLLGNHEETDDELMEEFRHQPIDDVKDKEFESDFEELYPTDEEIDNLYNARQYVEKKMMKDEYFNMDDRKWDEMIKEAVEHGHLKDTRECEQILEDMLSWDKLLPDDIKQKVEAKFNELGDMCERGELEPEEAYEQFKEFEDKMVLECAKTMEKEPPPKFDEITPDKKMDTDDPPGEGPILRWQTRVVFAPGGDAWHPQNRKVKLSVTVKELELSKHAFRRLREVAGKRYHPGKDELTITSERFEHREENRKDCLRTLYALIEDAYKADKLVEETRASYVKDRLKANPEFMKRLRAKTMEMRASHSAQI; this is encoded by the exons ATGAGACGAGCTCTGTTAAGATTCGGTCCCCTCTATACTCGcaatcttctctcccctccaacTTGCAGACCAAATCCTATTTCCCCTGCCGTCACTGTGACTTCAACTCCCTGGAACCTCAGATTCTTGTCATCCGAAAATGATTCATCCAACGAAAGCCCTACTGTTCCCGAGACTAGTTTAATCCAACCAAAGCAGAAAGAAGTTCCGGTCGATATCAAAGAAGTCAGCAACAAAG TGTTCAAAGATCTGATAGAAAAGTACTTAAAAGGCGATGAAGAGGTACTCCCCTTGATCATGGAAGCCATCATGAAGAGGAGGCTACTGGGGAACCACGAGGAGACCGACGATGAATTGATGGAGGAGTTCCGGCACCAGCCCATTGATGATGTTAAGGACAAGGAGTTCGAATCGGACTTTGAGGAGCTCTACCCCACCGATGAGGAGATCGACAATTTGTACAATGCCCGGCAATACGtggagaagaaaatgatgaaggaTGAGTACTTCAACATGGATGACCGCAAGTGGGATGAGATGATTAAGGAGGCCGTGGAGCATGGCCATCTCAAGGACACCAGGGAATGCGAGCAGATTCTTGAGGACATGCTCAGCTGGGATAAACTACTCCCAG ATGATATAAAGCAGAAGGTGGAAGCAAAGTTCAATGAGCTTGGTGACATGTGCGAAAGAGGAGAGCTTGAACCTGAAGAAGCTTatgagcagttcaaggagtttgAGGATAAGATGGTTCTGGAATGTGCAAAGACGATGGAGAAAGAGCCACCACCGAAGTTTGATGAGATCACTCCAGACAAGAAAATGGACACTGATGACCcacctggtgagggtcctataCTGAGGTGGCAAACAAGAGTTGTTTTTGCTCCAGGTGGTGATGCATGGCACCCCCAAAACAGGAAGGTGAAACTCTCCGTCACTGTTAAAGAGCTTGAGCTTTCAAAGCATGCTTTTCGCCGGTTAAGAGAAGTAGCTGGAAAACGTTACCACCCTGGTAAAGATGAGCTTACAATAACCAGTGAGAG GTTTGAGCACCGGGAGGAGAATAGGAAGGATTGCCTAAGGACACTATATGCCTTGATTGAGGATGCATACAAGGCAGATAAGCTGGTGGAGGAGACAAGAGCTTCATATGTCAAGGACAGACTCAAAGCCAACCCTGAGTTCATGAAGAGGTTACGTGCGAAGACCATGGAAATGCGAGCCTCTCATTCTGCTCAGATTTGA